Proteins encoded in a region of the Acidobacteriota bacterium genome:
- a CDS encoding iron ABC transporter permease yields MKRANYIFLLLIAGLAAAVAVAISVGSESVSVFAPDEQGRAILFDIRIPRVLLGACVGASLALAGASLQALLRNPLAEPYLLGVSNGAALGTLIAFVLLGDVAGARPVLAFAGAGIATFAVYQMARSKTGMNVERLVLAGVIITTFLSSIIVLLTSLLDAARLRGYTFWLLGDLSQATYNGFYMTLAAAVAGTIVLTSQARALNLMMIGERDAFDHGVEIGRVRMIIFGMASMLVGTSVAASGSVGYVGLIVPHIVRLVVGSDNRLVVPMSAFAGAIFVVLADTVARTAIAPRELPVGAITALIGAPLFIFLLRRS; encoded by the coding sequence TTGAAACGTGCTAACTACATTTTTCTTTTGCTCATCGCGGGGCTGGCGGCGGCCGTGGCGGTAGCTATTTCGGTCGGGAGCGAGAGCGTTTCGGTCTTTGCACCGGACGAGCAGGGCCGGGCGATCTTGTTCGATATCCGCATTCCGCGGGTGCTGCTCGGGGCGTGCGTTGGGGCGTCGCTGGCGTTGGCGGGAGCTTCGCTGCAGGCGTTGTTGAGGAATCCGTTGGCGGAGCCTTACTTGCTCGGGGTTTCGAATGGAGCGGCTTTGGGGACGCTTATTGCGTTCGTTTTGCTCGGTGATGTCGCGGGTGCGCGGCCGGTGCTCGCATTTGCCGGAGCGGGGATCGCAACCTTCGCCGTCTATCAAATGGCCCGGAGCAAAACGGGGATGAACGTCGAGCGGCTGGTGCTGGCTGGCGTGATCATCACGACCTTTCTCTCGTCGATCATTGTCCTGCTGACGAGTTTGCTTGATGCCGCACGGCTTCGCGGCTATACATTTTGGCTGCTCGGCGATCTCTCGCAGGCGACCTATAACGGCTTTTATATGACGCTCGCTGCGGCGGTCGCCGGAACGATCGTGCTGACGTCGCAGGCCCGGGCGCTGAACCTGATGATGATCGGCGAGCGGGACGCCTTCGACCACGGCGTTGAGATCGGCCGCGTGCGGATGATCATTTTCGGAATGGCGAGCATGCTCGTCGGCACCTCGGTCGCGGCGAGCGGTTCGGTCGGCTACGTCGGGCTGATCGTGCCACACATCGTCCGGCTCGTCGTCGGGAGCGACAACCGGCTGGTCGTGCCGATGTCCGCTTTTGCCGGAGCGATATTCGTCGTGCTTGCGGATACGGTCGCCCGGACGGCGATCGCCCCGCGGGAACTTCCGGTCGGGGCGATCACGGCGTTGATCGGAGCTCCACTATTTATCTTCTTGTTGAGGCGTTCGTGA
- a CDS encoding ABC transporter ATP-binding protein has translation MLAARNISVRYGPCDVLREVSLSLGPGRMVALLGPNGAGKTTLLKALNGTLPAAEGRVELDGRPLAELSRREAARRIAVVAQENETKFPVTVLDFVLSGRFAHGGAFGWERAEDVAVAERALADCDLERYGLRLMNQLSGGERQRVVLARALATEAKILLLDEPTANLDLAHQAMIFRLVRGRCDAEGFAAVVITHDLNLAAEFADELLLLHRGGLFAAGAAEEVLSEANIAEVFGVRVLLDANPVSGCVRVTNVF, from the coding sequence ATGCTTGCAGCTCGCAACATTTCTGTCCGTTACGGCCCGTGCGATGTGCTTCGCGAGGTTTCGCTGAGCCTTGGGCCGGGGCGGATGGTCGCCTTGCTTGGGCCGAATGGTGCGGGCAAGACGACGCTGCTCAAGGCGCTTAATGGAACGCTGCCGGCGGCCGAGGGACGTGTTGAGCTTGATGGTCGGCCGCTGGCGGAGCTTTCGCGGCGGGAGGCGGCGAGGCGGATCGCGGTGGTCGCGCAGGAAAATGAGACGAAGTTTCCCGTGACGGTGCTTGATTTTGTCCTTTCGGGGCGGTTCGCACACGGCGGAGCGTTCGGCTGGGAGCGTGCGGAGGACGTCGCGGTCGCCGAGCGGGCACTCGCCGATTGCGACCTTGAGAGGTACGGCTTGCGGCTGATGAATCAGCTTTCGGGCGGCGAGCGGCAGCGTGTTGTGCTCGCCCGGGCTCTCGCGACCGAGGCGAAAATTCTCTTGCTCGATGAGCCGACGGCCAATCTCGACCTTGCTCATCAGGCGATGATCTTTCGGCTCGTCCGCGGCCGGTGCGACGCCGAGGGCTTTGCGGCGGTGGTGATAACGCATGACCTAAATCTAGCTGCCGAGTTTGCCGACGAACTACTTTTGCTACACCGTGGCGGGCTTTTCGCGGCCGGAGCGGCGGAAGAAGTGCTCAGCGAGGCGAATATCGCCGAGGTTTTCGGCGTCCGGGTTCTGCTGGATGCAAATCCGGTCAGTGGCTGCGTTCGTGTGACGAACGTATTTTGA
- a CDS encoding TonB-dependent receptor codes for MKHFIFVLPFLCAAAVSAQTDPAATPSPTPQPIRETVTVSADAPQPLDEVSKTVNVISGQEMRERADFSLVESLRSIPGFRIQQLGGFGRTANIKTRGLRNQDTAVLIDGVRLRDASAITGDATPFLSDLTLTSVSSVEVLRGSGSSLYGTNAIGGTVNFITPTPRPGPHGQLSYAAGGLGLQRFRGNFSDGTSDGKFGFNLALARTAYTKGIDGNDDAFNTNFQSRLLFQPTAKTNISSRFFVSDAYVRLNSSPDTFGTPPASNRGIIDAAAGVNFAPDADDPDAVQKSQFFLGHVSLTQILRADVIFTANYSGLRTSRNNENGPLGVGFQSASTSVFGGIIQTANAAINWTPRNQDIKFGYEFEHEKFGNEGSTPSGSGNFDTRVTQQSSTLFARDLISLFDGRLQIAGGFRAQVFGLGSPRFSLANAPYSGVTVSDVPAAVTFDGAASYFFRSSGTKLRAHVGTGYRVPSLYERFGTFFNSFGTPSFVALGDPGLKPERSVAYDGGIEQSIAGDRVRLSAVYFYTQLTDTIDYGNVVPDIGTTTRPFGGYINQKGGIARGGEFSGRFAPTSSTELFGSYTLTKSLQRLPQVTGSGVIETLGIPEHQFTLVATQRFERFWVNFDLLVSSSYLAPIFSNSSFSTYVYRFDGNRRGDLTAGYTFKLNKERFDLRVFGTVENVFDNEYFENGFRTAGRNARAGVSFGF; via the coding sequence GTGAAACATTTCATTTTCGTACTTCCATTCCTGTGTGCGGCCGCCGTATCGGCTCAGACCGATCCCGCCGCGACACCTTCGCCAACTCCGCAGCCGATCCGCGAGACGGTTACTGTCTCCGCCGATGCTCCGCAGCCGCTCGATGAAGTTTCCAAGACCGTCAATGTGATCAGCGGGCAGGAGATGCGGGAGCGGGCGGACTTTTCGCTGGTCGAGTCGCTGCGTTCGATCCCCGGTTTTCGCATTCAGCAGCTCGGCGGATTTGGCCGGACGGCGAATATCAAGACACGCGGCCTCCGCAATCAGGATACGGCCGTGCTGATCGATGGCGTAAGGCTCCGCGATGCCTCGGCCATCACCGGCGACGCGACGCCTTTCTTGAGCGACCTGACGCTAACGAGCGTTTCGAGCGTCGAGGTGCTTCGCGGCTCGGGGAGTTCGCTTTACGGGACCAATGCTATCGGCGGAACGGTCAATTTCATAACGCCGACGCCGCGACCCGGCCCGCACGGACAGCTTTCTTACGCCGCCGGAGGCTTGGGGCTGCAACGCTTTCGCGGCAATTTTTCTGACGGCACGAGCGACGGCAAGTTTGGCTTTAATCTCGCCCTTGCCCGTACGGCCTACACCAAAGGCATTGACGGCAATGACGATGCGTTCAACACGAATTTCCAAAGCCGGCTACTCTTCCAGCCGACCGCGAAGACAAACATCTCCAGCCGCTTTTTCGTCTCGGATGCTTACGTGCGGCTTAATTCGAGCCCGGACACCTTCGGTACGCCGCCGGCTTCGAACCGTGGCATTATCGACGCCGCGGCGGGCGTCAACTTCGCACCCGATGCCGACGACCCGGACGCTGTGCAGAAGTCGCAGTTCTTCCTCGGCCACGTTTCGCTGACGCAGATCCTGCGGGCGGATGTGATCTTTACGGCAAACTACTCTGGTCTTCGCACCTCGCGTAATAACGAAAACGGCCCGCTCGGCGTCGGGTTCCAGTCGGCCTCGACCTCGGTCTTTGGTGGCATTATCCAGACGGCGAACGCCGCGATCAATTGGACGCCGCGAAACCAGGACATCAAGTTCGGCTATGAGTTTGAGCACGAGAAGTTCGGCAACGAAGGCTCTACGCCGAGCGGCTCGGGCAATTTCGACACGCGTGTCACGCAGCAGAGCAGCACGCTCTTTGCCCGCGACCTGATCAGCCTTTTCGACGGACGGCTGCAGATCGCCGGCGGCTTCCGGGCGCAAGTTTTCGGGCTCGGTTCACCGCGGTTCAGCCTGGCGAACGCTCCGTATTCGGGCGTTACGGTTTCGGATGTCCCGGCCGCGGTTACATTCGATGGGGCAGCTTCGTACTTCTTCCGCTCAAGCGGGACGAAGCTCCGGGCACACGTCGGAACCGGCTATCGCGTGCCGTCGCTTTATGAGCGGTTCGGGACGTTCTTTAACTCGTTCGGCACGCCGAGTTTCGTCGCTCTCGGCGATCCGGGCCTCAAGCCCGAGCGTTCCGTTGCATACGATGGCGGCATCGAGCAAAGCATCGCCGGCGACCGCGTTCGGCTCTCGGCGGTCTATTTTTATACGCAGCTTACCGATACGATCGACTACGGCAACGTGGTACCCGATATCGGCACGACAACGCGGCCCTTCGGCGGCTACATTAACCAAAAGGGCGGCATCGCCCGCGGCGGCGAGTTCAGCGGCCGTTTCGCTCCAACGTCCTCGACCGAGCTTTTCGGCTCGTACACGCTGACCAAAAGCCTGCAACGCCTGCCGCAGGTGACCGGAAGCGGTGTCATCGAAACGCTCGGCATTCCCGAGCATCAGTTCACGCTGGTCGCAACGCAACGGTTCGAGCGGTTCTGGGTCAATTTTGATCTGCTCGTTTCATCGTCGTATCTTGCGCCGATCTTCAGCAACTCGTCGTTTTCGACATACGTCTATCGCTTTGACGGCAACCGTCGCGGCGACCTGACGGCCGGATATACCTTTAAGCTCAACAAAGAACGCTTCGATCTGCGGGTTTTTGGAACGGTCGAAAACGTCTTTGACAATGAGTATTTCGAGAACGGTTTCCGCACCGCCGGCCGCAACGCACGGGCAGGCGTGAGCTTCGGCTTTTGA
- the gatB gene encoding Asp-tRNA(Asn)/Glu-tRNA(Gln) amidotransferase subunit GatB, translated as MKNGWEAVIGMEIHTQLATETKIFCGCRVEFGGEPNANTCPVCLGLPGALPVLNRRVIELGARAALALGLEIQETSIFARKNYFYPDLPKGYQISQYDRPFSANGKLTIMTADRDDHGHAREWRPMTIEIVRMHLEEDAGKNVHEGLPETDKYSYIDLNRAGTPLGEIVTGPDFRSSWEAYDYVNHVRRVLQWVGASDADMEKGNLRCEANVSVRRTGERKFNNKVELKNLNSVRFMQKAIEFEIERQIAAHESGEGVSQETRLWDEAKQETRVMRSKEDAHDYRYFPEPDLQPLRVTADFIDRVKSEMPELPDTMRDRLMEEYSLSYSDASQLVAEISLAEFYEAAAKASGNPRTTANYILSELGRELNNAGKTAVESPVTPAGLAELIKTLDAGKINNNQAKEVLVEMFASGRTAAEVIAEKGFEQVSDEGAIAKIVEEVIAANEAQVAAYRGGNEKLFGFFVGQVMKASQGKANPKVVNELLKKEL; from the coding sequence ATGAAGAACGGCTGGGAAGCAGTTATCGGGATGGAGATCCACACGCAGCTCGCAACGGAGACAAAGATCTTCTGCGGCTGCCGGGTCGAATTTGGCGGTGAGCCGAACGCGAATACGTGTCCGGTTTGTCTAGGTTTGCCGGGTGCTTTGCCGGTGCTTAACCGACGAGTGATCGAACTCGGTGCGAGAGCCGCACTCGCGCTAGGGCTTGAGATACAGGAGACGTCGATCTTCGCCCGCAAGAACTATTTCTATCCCGACCTACCGAAGGGCTACCAGATCTCGCAATACGACCGGCCATTTTCGGCAAACGGAAAGCTGACGATAATGACCGCCGACCGCGACGACCACGGCCATGCCCGCGAATGGCGGCCGATGACGATCGAGATCGTCCGCATGCACCTCGAAGAGGACGCGGGAAAGAACGTCCACGAGGGTCTGCCCGAAACGGACAAATACTCCTACATCGACCTCAACCGTGCCGGCACGCCGCTCGGCGAGATCGTTACCGGGCCTGATTTTCGTTCCTCATGGGAAGCTTACGACTATGTCAACCACGTCCGCCGTGTGCTGCAGTGGGTCGGAGCAAGCGATGCGGATATGGAGAAGGGAAATCTCCGCTGCGAGGCAAATGTTTCGGTCCGGCGGACGGGCGAGAGGAAATTTAACAACAAGGTCGAGCTCAAGAATCTTAACTCCGTCCGCTTTATGCAGAAGGCGATCGAGTTCGAGATCGAGCGGCAGATAGCGGCGCACGAATCCGGCGAAGGCGTTAGCCAGGAAACGCGGCTCTGGGATGAGGCGAAGCAGGAAACGCGGGTCATGCGGTCGAAAGAGGACGCACACGATTACCGTTATTTTCCTGAGCCCGATCTGCAGCCGCTGCGGGTTACGGCCGATTTTATCGACCGTGTAAAGAGCGAAATGCCGGAGCTTCCGGATACGATGCGCGACCGGCTGATGGAGGAGTATTCGCTTTCATATTCGGACGCCTCGCAGCTCGTTGCAGAGATCTCGCTTGCGGAGTTTTATGAAGCGGCGGCAAAGGCATCGGGCAATCCGCGGACGACGGCCAACTACATCCTTTCTGAGCTAGGCCGGGAACTGAACAACGCCGGGAAGACGGCTGTCGAATCGCCCGTAACGCCTGCGGGGCTCGCCGAGCTGATCAAGACGCTCGACGCCGGAAAGATCAATAACAATCAGGCGAAAGAGGTTCTGGTCGAGATGTTTGCATCGGGCCGCACAGCCGCGGAGGTGATCGCCGAAAAGGGCTTCGAGCAGGTCTCGGACGAAGGAGCGATCGCGAAGATCGTCGAAGAGGTGATCGCCGCCAATGAGGCACAGGTCGCGGCTTACCGCGGCGGCAATGAAAAGCTTTTCGGGTTCTTCGTCGGCCAGGTGATGAAAGCCTCGCAGGGCAAGGCAAACCCGAAGGTCGTAAATGAGCTTTTGAAAAAGGAACTATGA
- a CDS encoding SDR family oxidoreductase produces MSLNGKIAVVTGGTKGIGFAIAERLAEAGARVFICGRDKGDLKQALERLSQKGEAAGEVCDVRSEEQVRMMLAECERIFGGLDILVNNAGIGYFGKTVEELSGEHFRQTIETNLYGVFYACHYAIPMLKSRGGGYIFNISSLAGQNAHPRMAAYNASKFGLNGFSEALMQEVRPDNIKVSYICPGSVNTAFGGDQPSAEKMWQLQPADIAQVIIDLLAMPERALPSKVELRPSRPPQK; encoded by the coding sequence ATGAGCTTGAATGGAAAGATCGCCGTGGTTACCGGCGGGACGAAGGGAATCGGATTTGCGATCGCCGAGCGGCTTGCCGAGGCCGGTGCCCGCGTGTTCATTTGCGGCCGCGATAAGGGCGACCTGAAGCAAGCGCTCGAAAGGCTTTCTCAGAAGGGCGAAGCGGCCGGCGAGGTGTGCGACGTCCGGAGCGAGGAACAGGTGCGGATGATGCTCGCCGAGTGCGAACGCATCTTCGGCGGGCTCGACATTCTGGTAAATAACGCCGGTATAGGCTATTTCGGCAAGACGGTCGAGGAGCTTTCGGGCGAGCACTTCCGGCAGACGATCGAGACGAATCTTTATGGCGTCTTTTACGCCTGTCATTACGCAATCCCGATGCTCAAGAGCCGCGGAGGCGGCTATATCTTCAACATCTCATCGCTTGCGGGGCAGAATGCCCATCCGCGGATGGCGGCTTACAATGCTTCGAAGTTCGGCCTCAACGGCTTTAGCGAAGCGCTGATGCAGGAGGTCCGCCCCGACAATATCAAGGTCAGTTACATCTGCCCCGGCAGTGTAAATACGGCATTCGGCGGCGACCAGCCGAGCGCGGAGAAGATGTGGCAGCTTCAGCCTGCGGATATTGCACAGGTCATTATTGATCTGCTCGCGATGCCTGAGCGTGCATTGCCGAGCAAGGTCGAACTCCGGCCGAGCCGGCCGCCGCAAAAGTAG
- a CDS encoding 1-acyl-sn-glycerol-3-phosphate acyltransferase yields MPEDIAQLARPDMAAVAFEEAIRENKKITFSLQESSKSRLAGKLRYWWSWFVAGSLLLIIGPPSLLILGIINKKIWLYPIARWGAEKWLRASGARIVVRGGENLPEGESFVFASNHRSYLDTATLFFYTGKKLGLVAKKELLAVPIFGQGMHYVNIFAIDRSNPEKARRSMEKARKTMEKGFSFGVFVEGTRAMPGELLPFKKGAFHLALQTGSRIVPVAIKHTDMMMGKRTGVAYAGEVEMVLLPPVETKSRELMDILTETRQAVAEELAKS; encoded by the coding sequence ATGCCGGAAGATATAGCCCAACTCGCCCGACCCGATATGGCCGCCGTCGCCTTTGAAGAAGCGATCCGCGAGAACAAAAAGATCACGTTTTCTTTGCAAGAGTCTAGCAAATCACGTCTTGCGGGAAAACTCCGATATTGGTGGTCGTGGTTCGTTGCCGGTTCACTGCTTCTGATCATCGGCCCGCCGTCGCTCCTTATTCTCGGCATTATCAACAAAAAGATATGGCTTTATCCGATCGCTCGTTGGGGAGCGGAAAAATGGCTACGGGCAAGCGGTGCTCGTATCGTCGTCCGCGGCGGCGAGAACCTGCCGGAAGGCGAATCGTTCGTGTTTGCCTCAAACCACCGTTCCTATCTTGACACCGCGACGCTCTTTTTCTACACCGGCAAAAAGCTCGGGCTCGTCGCGAAAAAGGAATTGCTCGCGGTGCCGATATTCGGCCAGGGAATGCATTACGTCAACATTTTCGCCATTGACCGCTCGAACCCCGAAAAGGCCCGCCGCTCAATGGAAAAAGCCCGCAAGACGATGGAAAAGGGGTTTTCGTTCGGTGTTTTTGTCGAGGGCACGCGGGCAATGCCGGGCGAACTCCTGCCCTTCAAAAAAGGTGCCTTTCACCTAGCGTTGCAAACCGGATCGAGAATTGTCCCGGTCGCCATCAAGCATACGGATATGATGATGGGAAAGCGGACCGGCGTTGCATACGCAGGTGAAGTTGAGATGGTTTTGCTCCCTCCGGTCGAGACAAAAAGCCGTGAACTGATGGATATCCTCACCGAAACCCGGCAGGCGGTTGCCGAAGAACTTGCAAAGAGTTAA
- a CDS encoding flavin reductase family protein: MAVSSEDFRAALTRFASGVTVVTSADSKGRPHGLTVSAFCSVSLEPPLVLICIEKLAGSHASLAESGRFTVNLLASNQAWISERFASLEPDKFRDVPMAAGVFGLPLIAGSLASLECEIRQAVDAGDHSVFIGEVMAASADGSDPLVYFLGDYRSLAQG; this comes from the coding sequence ATGGCAGTTTCCAGCGAAGATTTTCGTGCCGCACTAACACGTTTTGCGAGCGGCGTGACCGTAGTTACCTCCGCCGACAGCAAAGGCCGGCCGCACGGCCTAACGGTCTCAGCGTTCTGTTCCGTCTCGCTCGAGCCGCCTCTCGTGCTCATCTGCATTGAAAAACTTGCCGGGAGCCATGCATCGCTGGCAGAGTCCGGGCGGTTCACGGTCAATCTTCTCGCAAGCAATCAGGCTTGGATATCGGAACGGTTCGCCTCGCTTGAACCCGACAAGTTTCGCGACGTGCCGATGGCGGCGGGCGTTTTCGGCTTGCCGCTGATCGCGGGGAGCCTCGCCTCGCTTGAGTGTGAAATTAGGCAGGCCGTAGATGCGGGCGACCATTCGGTATTTATCGGCGAGGTGATGGCCGCAAGTGCCGATGGCAGCGACCCGCTTGTTTATTTCCTCGGCGACTATCGCTCGCTTGCCCAAGGCTGA
- a CDS encoding polyprenyl synthetase family protein gives MSDINQFIEEAAALVNKELDWLIPAEGQPPRKLRDAMRWSLFAGGKRFRPALMFAAGRAFGAADAMVMRAAAAVEMIHTYSLIHDDLPSMDDDDLRRGRETCHKKYGEATAILAGDALQALAFQTIAEDSSNPDEVKIRLISGLGEAAACMVVGQQLDLLAEGQAVDEELVESIHQNKTGALIAFSAEAGAIIAGAGVEAIASIRQYGKRLGLLFQIVDDILDETEETVALGKTAGKDAAAEKATFTRIYGVEESGQIARRIAEETAGSIEFLGTDGKILRSMIELVSVRRS, from the coding sequence ATGAGCGATATCAACCAGTTTATTGAAGAGGCAGCAGCGCTCGTGAACAAAGAGCTTGACTGGCTCATACCCGCCGAAGGCCAGCCGCCACGGAAGCTTCGCGATGCGATGCGCTGGAGCCTCTTTGCGGGCGGGAAGCGATTTCGGCCGGCGCTAATGTTCGCGGCGGGCCGGGCGTTCGGGGCGGCGGACGCAATGGTGATGCGGGCGGCGGCGGCGGTCGAGATGATCCACACATATTCGCTGATCCACGACGACCTGCCCTCGATGGACGACGACGACCTCCGCCGCGGCCGCGAGACCTGTCACAAGAAATACGGCGAAGCGACTGCGATCCTTGCCGGTGACGCGCTACAGGCTCTTGCATTTCAGACCATTGCGGAGGATTCCAGTAACCCCGACGAAGTGAAGATACGGCTGATCTCCGGGCTCGGTGAAGCGGCGGCGTGTATGGTCGTCGGACAGCAACTCGATCTTTTGGCCGAGGGACAGGCGGTGGATGAGGAGCTTGTTGAATCGATACACCAAAACAAGACCGGGGCACTTATCGCCTTTTCGGCAGAGGCTGGAGCGATCATCGCAGGTGCGGGCGTTGAGGCAATTGCGAGCATTCGGCAATACGGCAAGCGGCTCGGGCTGCTATTTCAGATAGTCGACGACATACTCGATGAGACCGAAGAAACGGTCGCGCTCGGGAAAACGGCGGGCAAGGATGCGGCCGCTGAGAAGGCCACTTTCACCCGAATATACGGGGTCGAAGAAAGCGGGCAGATCGCTCGGCGGATCGCAGAAGAGACGGCCGGGTCGATCGAATTTCTCGGTACGGATGGCAAAATACTGCGTTCGATGATCGAACTCGTCAGCGTTCGCCGATCGTGA
- a CDS encoding VCBS repeat-containing protein, with product MTGKKIPFTLSIVVLIMAAGGTLLAQSGGNFTITKSVIAGGGGSASGGSFSMNGTIGQSVAGGPSTGGSFSLYSGFWGGGGSAAPTPNAPFDYDGDGKTDVSVFRPGPGEWWYLRSSDGGNYAAAFGQSTDTIVPGDYTGDGKWDIAFFRPSEGAWYILRSEDSTFFAFPFGAGTDVPAPADYDGDGRTDAAVYRPSSATWFILRSSDGQVGFVGFGLDGDRPVPADYDGDGQADVAVWRPSLGQWWLLRSSAGPIAFAFGTSTDLTVPGDYTGDGKADIAYFRPTTGEWFILRSEDSSFFGFPFGTAGDVPAPGDYDGDGRFDAAVFRPSSSFWFANRSTAGILIQQFGIPGDVPTPNAFVR from the coding sequence ATGACTGGGAAAAAGATTCCCTTTACCCTTTCGATCGTTGTCCTGATCATGGCCGCGGGCGGAACTCTTCTGGCTCAATCGGGCGGCAATTTTACCATCACAAAATCGGTCATTGCAGGCGGCGGCGGAAGCGCCTCCGGCGGTTCGTTTTCCATGAACGGAACGATCGGCCAATCCGTGGCAGGCGGCCCATCGACCGGCGGTTCTTTTTCACTTTACAGCGGTTTCTGGGGCGGAGGCGGGAGTGCCGCACCCACACCGAACGCACCGTTCGACTACGATGGTGACGGCAAAACGGACGTGAGCGTCTTCAGGCCGGGCCCGGGCGAGTGGTGGTACCTTCGCAGTTCGGATGGCGGCAACTATGCGGCGGCCTTCGGCCAATCGACCGACACGATCGTTCCGGGAGATTACACCGGCGACGGCAAATGGGACATCGCTTTCTTCAGGCCCTCGGAAGGAGCTTGGTACATACTCCGGAGTGAGGATTCGACATTTTTTGCATTCCCGTTTGGTGCGGGGACTGACGTGCCCGCTCCTGCTGATTATGACGGTGACGGACGGACAGATGCCGCGGTTTACCGGCCTTCGAGCGCGACATGGTTCATCCTGCGTTCGTCTGACGGGCAGGTCGGTTTTGTCGGCTTTGGCCTTGACGGCGACCGGCCCGTACCGGCGGACTACGACGGCGACGGCCAGGCGGATGTGGCAGTTTGGCGTCCGAGCTTGGGCCAGTGGTGGCTGCTTAGAAGCTCGGCGGGCCCGATAGCGTTTGCTTTCGGAACCTCAACGGATCTGACGGTCCCCGGCGATTACACAGGTGACGGCAAAGCAGACATCGCATATTTCCGTCCGACGACCGGCGAATGGTTCATACTGCGGAGCGAGGACTCCTCGTTCTTCGGATTCCCGTTCGGAACAGCCGGCGATGTCCCGGCCCCGGGCGACTATGACGGCGATGGAAGGTTCGATGCGGCTGTTTTCCGGCCGTCATCGAGCTTCTGGTTCGCTAACCGCTCGACGGCGGGCATCCTGATACAGCAGTTTGGCATTCCGGGCGACGTCCCGACGCCGAATGCGTTTGTACGTTAG